ttcctctccccctcccccccaaacaaaaacaagGCTAGTGTAGACGCCATCTTAAATACATGTGCTTGTCTGGTGTAAGTGGGGTTGACTCTTGTGGGGAAACTCGGGGTGAAATCTAGAGCTGGGCAGAGTAACTTGCTCTCTGTGCTCTGGTGGCTTTGATCCATGTCTCTTGATTACTCTCCTCTTCTGCACAAGCGAGATTTCAGTTCGTGAAGCGAGCAGGCTCTTTCCCGCGGGGTGGGAAAGTCAGCAGTCGTTGGAGCTGGGAAGCGCTAGAGCCCACAGATGAGTGCCCCTCTCTCCCCGCCTAGCGGGGCTCAGACACGCTCAGCTCGGCCTGCCGCTTGTGTTAGACAGGGGAGGGTCAGGGAACGGCCGAATGGTGCTGGCTGGTTCCCTAAGCCTTTAGGGGCAGTGGGCGGATAGGGCGTTGGTTGCGGTGTCCGAGCCCGCGCCCAGCGCAGGGACCGTGTCTCCGGGCACCGCGAGGCCGCGTGCACCATAAGAGAAGCGGTTGGGGTTATTCAAGTGTAGCTGTGCTGAAAACTGCGCGTGCTCGCAGGCTGGGAACACTAGCTGCACGGGGTTGAGGCCCCTGGTTTTCTTTACCACAGAAAGGCGAACACCagggaggaaacgggggcgcgcaTACGTGCCGACCGGGGGCGCGCGTAGATGCGCCGACGGCGCCTGTTGATGCTAGAGAGCATGCGTAGTTGGTTCGCAAAGGGGGGAGCCATGCACATACTGCAGATGCGCAGCACGGTCTGTTTATGCGCATGCGCCCCGGGCCTCAGCCCAAGTCACGGCGCCGCGCAGTTTACAAACTGGTGGTGAGCAGCGCGTGCTGACCCCAGGTCTCCGTTTGGTCGCTGTCGTCTAGCCACCCTcaaccccccccatcctcccGGCAGTGAGCGGGAAAGCAGGCGCTGTGCAGCGCAGGGGTCTCCGGCCTGTCGGCTGCCCGGGGCGGTGGCTGGGACCTGTGTTCTTTGTGCGGCGGCAGAGCCCGGCCCAACGGAAGCGGGAGCACGCGCCGCCATTTCCTAACGCGCCCTCGGCACAACCTCACCCGCTTGCTGCTGCCTGACCGGGACTAGGCGATCTCCGGACAGGATCAGGCTCGGACCCTTAACGCCAAGGCGGAGCGCCACCATGTGTGCGTGCGGGGAGGGTCGGCGCCCGCGGGGGTGGTGGGGAGTTAGGCGCTGCCCCGGGCCAcgcggggggaggtgggggtgtaGGCCCGGGACAGGGGGTGGTCTGGTGAAGGGGAGCAGTGGTGGGAAAGGCGGAGTGACCCGCGTTCGGGCGGGCGGAGGCCTTAATCGCCGCCTCAACGTGTTGTCTCCTCGCAGCGACGGAAGGCGAATCGGAGCCGAGTCTTGCTTCCAGCATGATGCTGAACACGGAGGGCGGCGAGGGCTTCGTAGTGAAGGTGCGCGGGCTGCCTTGGTCCTGCTCCGCCGAGGAGGTCCAGCGATTCTTCTCCGGTAAGTGAGGCTGAGGCGGCCCCTCCGCTCGCAATGAACAGCCATCCGGCGTGGGGCTGGCcgcgtgggggaggggcgggttcCATGCGTCCATCTGCAAGCGAGGAAAGCCGGGGAAAAAGCTTTAGAGATCACAGAGGAGGTGATAAGGAGTAAGGCACCATCCCCGGGCAGCTCTTTTGTAAGATAAGAGCAGTGCAGTGCAGGAAATCGGTATAGAGGACCCTCCCTACTAAAAGTAAGTAGATTTTTTTTGAAGTGCTTATATTTAATTGCTTGCTGTAATGTATATATTGGATGCTTAAACTGAACAAATAGCTAGCCCTTTTGCACTTTGATACCTATTATAAGAGATGGTTTACAATGTGGTTTGGTGTTTGCTTGAAAGAGTGTCCTTACTTATGCTTAACTGAGCAGATTTTAAAGTCCCATATTGCAACTAGTTAACTCTTGGTTTACTAGACTTCAGATTGATTTTTCAGATGGCAAGAATGATTATCCCATCTTAAATAAGACTGAGTATTtccaattaaaaggaaaaataaaaaaaacaaaccctaacaGTATGGTGGTCTTTGGAGGTCTGTAAGAGGGATGTAGTCTGGATTCTTTCACAACTCAAAATTTATCTTGGGTGGCGACTGCCTTCTGTTCAAGGTATGCTGGTAGGGAAGATTTCCATTCCATCTCTTGATGGCTTTCAGTCTCAATGGTGAATTTAAAAGAATACTAAGAATATTAAATTCGGTTAAGGAAAACCAGCATCTTGTATTATGGTAGATGATATGTATTTAGGATTAAACTGGTATACTttcaggggaagaaaaaaaaaaaaaccacgaaTCACTGCTGTAGAACAACTGAGTGTTGGAACAAAACTGTTCTGGGTTTCTCTCCTAGAATGCAAAATTCAAAATGGAGCTTCAGGTATCCGTTTCATCTATACAAGAGAAGGCAGACCAAGCGGAGAAGCTTTTGTTGAACTTGAAACGGAAGATGATGTGAAATTGGCACTGAAGAAAGACAGAGAAACAATGGGACACAGATATGTTGAAGGTTTGACTTAATTGGCCTAGTAATTGATTAAatgtttgtactgacttcacttttTTGTAACTCATGGTGTTTAAATGCATGTAAGTTGATTTAAGTGAATTTTTAGATTATACCAGTTGACTAGCTTCTCAAATGGCAAATGACTTAAAATGGTTTATGCAGCATTCCAAAATTCATTAATTCTAAGTGCCTCTTACAGTTTTCAAGTCAAACAACGTTGAAATGGATTGGGTTCTGAAGCATACTGGTCCTAACAGCCCTGATACTGCTAATGATGGTTTTGTACGTCTTAGAGGACTCCCATTTGGCTGTAGCAAAGAAGAAATTGTACAGTTCTTTTCAGGTATGTGGGGTATAAGTATTAGCTGTAGCATTATGGGTCAGTGCGAATCAGAGTGGCACTGAGCTCTTGCCCATTAATGCTTTCAACAGGCCAAACTGTGCCACAGTTAGTGTGTTAGATTATGTTGATCTCTGATGTGTGCAAATAAATCCTAAATTTAATCTCTTATTTGGGCTAAAAGCTTTTAAATATCTTAATCGACCTAAGTTAAATTTTGCGTTATCTAGGTAATTCAGACTTACACAAGTTTGTTTTACTTGTCATAGAAAAATCaaggtttgtgggttttttttttgtttggttttttttggtccTTTGAATTGAAAATTAAAGTGGATACTTAAAAATTGAAGGATAATTCTTACTTACCATTTTAGCCATTCCACACATGCTGCTCAGTTGAGCACATAAAAATGGTTGAGCCTTTGTATTGCTAGACTCAGTAAAATGGGTGGAATTTTTAAAGGTGGAAAGACTAATTTAGGTTTAAAATTTCTGGActcaagtaaaaagaaaaggagtactttggcaccttagagactaaccaatttatttgagcatgagctttcgtgagctacagctcacttcatcggatgcatactgtggaaactgcagaagacattatatacacagagaccatgaaacaatacctcctccaccccactctcctgctggtaatagcttatctaaagtgatcatcaagttgggccatttccaacacaaatccaggtctctctcctcttcccccccccccccccaaaaaaaaaaacaaaaaaaaaacacacacaaactcactctcctgctggtaatagcccatccaaagtgaccactctctttaaaatgtgtatgggccattaccagcaggagagtggggtgggaggaggtattgtttcatggtctctgtgtatataatgtcttatgcagtttccacagtatgcatccgatgaggtgagctgtagctcacgaaagctcatgctcaaataaattggttagtctctaaggtgccacaagtactccttttctctttgcgaatacagactaacatggctgttactctgaaacctgaactcaAGTACTGTTCTACATGACTTGTAGGGTCAAATATTGTACGGTAATTTGGTCTTTAAGTACAGAGTAGTTGTGGTACAAAAGTTCAATTTCATTTCATTCACATTAAATGAGTATTTTATGAAGTTTGTTTAGGGTTTCAGACTGAATTGTAAAGATTAAAATGACTTGACTCGAACTTGATGTCAAACTCTTGCCAATTTGTATCTAATGTTGACTTCCTGTTTTGGGAATTGGAATATCTACAAATGCATACAGTCAAATCTTGAGTGGGCCTAAACATGTCTGTTTTAAAGCAGAAAGTATTAATTTCTAAATGTGACTTATGCTTAAGTTATAAACCTGAATATTAGGATGTATAACAAAATTAAATCGAAAGCTTTGAAACATTGTTATAAAATTAGCAAggacttttgtttttaatgtagacTGAAAATCGATGACTATTCTGATTAGAATGCAACTAAATTTGTTTTGTGTATTTTGGCAAAGTGATGTATTGAACACTAcccttttttaaagcaaataaatGCACTGATATCACTGTTCATGTGGCTAACAACTTATGAGCAGCAGTGATAGAATTTGTATACATGTACCTAATATGCAAAGTGCTGCTTTCAGTTTAGCAATTAACGCTTCTGAAATAATTCATGAATTTCTCTTCGTGAAGCAGTACTCTACAAATATTAATACTGAATTTagcaagatttaaaatgtttacataaGAGTATCATTGTTTTACATTAATGTTACTTTTAGTAAATACTTACTAAGATGCTGTGTAAAGctatttttactgtttttttttgtgatttttaagttgTGTGAATTTCATCAGACTGAAAAATTCTGTAAAGTATTCTTAAGAGGCTCTATTTAACTTGTCATCTTCTTAACACACCCTGCACTAAATAGATGAAAATTGATTTTTACTGCTACAAAGTAAAGGTTTTTTTCTGCACAGCAGGATGGGTTAAGAATGTAAACTGAATGGTATGTAATCATGAAATTTCATGTTGACATGCTTTCTGCTAGAATGCTAATCTAGAACTAGCATACCATTCACTTACAAGTATTAACTTTCTGGTGTATTTAAAGCTATAAGAAAAATTCATGACTGGGCTTGTGATGTTAATATTGCCCCCTACTGGGGTTATTTGTCCTTGGGTTGAAGGGTTGGAAATCGTGCCAAATGGGATAACATTGCCGGTGGACTTCCAGGGGAGGAGTACGGGGGAGGCCTTCGTGCAGTTTGCTTCACAGGAAATAGCTGAAAAGGCTCTAAAGAAACACAAGGAGAGAATAGGGCACAGGTGGGGATGGATGGTTGGTTGGATACGTCACTTTTCTTATGGTAAATGCTAATTAAATCCATATTCTCTCTTCTTAAAGGACTGATCCATAAACCATTAAATCTTAGTCTAGTATTTTGGTCTCTAACGTAAAATAAAAGTACTGTTTCATGTGTACATAGCACATACTTAGTAAAACTTATTCAGACTACAAAACAAAATTGGAAAATTAAGTTAATTGAATTTACTCTAATATTTGGTATTTAAACTGTAAAATTGATAGCTTAAAAATTGACAGAAGTTGAGAGATTATGGCTTTAAACTTCTCAAGTAGCACCAATAATGTCTCTAGCTGTAAAGACACACATAGTACCTTATTACCATAAGAAAATGTGATAATTTCTAAACTTGTTTTTATAAGTTGAAATGTAACAAATTTTCTTATTGTATTTAATCTTCAATGTAATAAGCATAGCTTTCAAGAAATTGTCACAAAGggttttttattctattttactTGTGACTATTTTTCATTGAAGCATGCACTTTTTCCTATGCTGAACTACTGAAGCATAGGGTGGGTTGACTAGCACATGCaaagctttttttgtgtgtgtgtggacttcTGATGGGTTAAAATCTTGGTGGAGACTAGGCTTTTAATCCTCTTAATATATATTGCCACATGAGCAAAATATGAAAGTGCTGAGTTGAGTGGACTTGTCTCCCTCCTATTTTTTTCTTGACAGATGTGATTAAATTTAAACTGGGGGGGACTTAATTTGCTCCCCCAGCATTAAGGTTGGGATACTGTGAAGTATGAGGAGCCTATAAACCCTTCATTAATTGTAATTTCTTGAAAATACACTATTTTGGAAGTAAAATAGTATTTGACTAGAATTTGTCATTGCCTGTATAATATAAAGAAATCTGGCTTAAAATAGTATGCCAGTTTCAAGGCTATGACTAGAATGTCTTGTTTTAGTTTGATTTATACTGATTTAATATTCCTATGTGGGGAATTAAAGACTGACTGTCTTTCTTATGCGGAAAACATCCTAGGTACATTGAAATCTTCAAGAGTAGTCGAGCAGAAGTGCGCACTCATTATGATCCTCCCCGCAAATTACTGGCCATGCAGAGGCCAGGTCCTTATGACAGGCCTGGTGTTGGAAGGGGCTATAACAGTCTTGGTAGAGGAAGTGGTTTTGAAAGAATGAGGCGTGGAGCTTATGGTGGAGGTATGTATACTACGACTTTCCGTTATTTTAAAACCATAATTTACGTTGCATGTTATACTGCTTCATACCTATTAGTGCATGGATAAAAACTCATGGAAAAATCAAACTGAAGCTAATAATTCCATAGTATTTTACATATTAGTTTCCATGGTTTAGGGAACacattttaatatgtattttatcTGTTTTAAGGTTATGGAGGCTATGATGACTACAATGGATATAGTGATGGCTATGGCTTTGGTTCCGATAGATTTGGACGAGGTGAGACTTCTTTAATGGGGGTGGTAAACAACTTTTAATATGTATAAAAGCTAACTTTCAATACATCTGAAAGATCTAGAATGGACTCTTCTCTCCACAGGCATGTCTGACCATAGATATGGAGATGCAAGTTCTACTTTCCAAAGCACAACTGGTCACTGCGTACACATGAGAGGATTACCTTACAGAGCTACAGAGAACGATATTTATAATGTGAGTTCAAATACTTTGTGCAACAAGTACTTTCTCCTGAATTTGCAACAATATTTTGCCACATTAAGACAGTCTTATGTGCATATCTTTTTTTACCTAGTTCTTCTCACCTCTGAACCCTGTAAGAGTCCACATTGAAATTGGACCAGATGGTAGAGTGACTGGAGAGGCAGATGTTGAGTTTGCTACTCATGAGGATGCTGTGGCCGCCATGTCTAAAGACAAAGCAAATATGCGTAAGTTTGCCCATCTTTTTCTTAAAACTATGGGCCTCCCTCATCTTAAAATCAATGACCAAAATATGCTCTGAACAGAAGTTAAAACATACATGCTGAGAGTTTGTATTAAAAATTATCTGATCTGTTTTCTAACATGGGAGAATAGTTCTTACCTGAGACAAGACTGTCAGTTGGTATACAGATGGATTAAGTCATAACTATAACATGTAACATATTTGAATCATTCACATCCTCTATCGGAGTGACCTCACAGCGAGGCAGATTGGATATGGATTCTGTAGAAATTAGTTAGCCCCGTTGTCTAAGGCAAGTTTGGCGTTAGACTATCTTAAATTGAAATGAGGCACTGTTTGTATCATGTGTAGGCCTAATGTCCAGTACATGTTTCAATACTCTGTTAAACATGCTTTTCCTTTCAGAACACAGATATGTAGAACTCTTCTTGAATTCTACAGCAGGAGGAAGTGGTGGTGCATATGGCAGCCAAATGATGGGAGCAATGGGTATGTGTGAATAGTCTTAGCTAAATTTTTATTCGAACACTTCGTATTTAACAAAGCTGGCTAATTTTATACAGCTCCTGCTTATTCTATGCCTGGCATAAAAACTGAAATTCAACATTCTGTCTTAATCACACAGTCAAGGAATCGGAAGGGGTAGTTCAAGATTGGAACACTAGCACATTGCCAGGTATATAAACCTTTTGGGAATACATTCAAACAATTAATTAGGTTAAGTAAATTGTGCTGAATGTGAAGAGTGTGGTGATGAATGCTTTCTAAGAGTGTGGTGTTACAAAAATGACATGGGAGATGCAAGTTATCCTTGTCCTGTTTTTTCCAGACCAGGTGTTGATAGAGGGTGTATCAAACTTTAAACTGACACTTTATCTCATGAGTGAAGTCTCTTTGGAAAGAGGGAGCAACAAAGCTCCACTCTAAAACTT
This window of the Eretmochelys imbricata isolate rEreImb1 chromosome 8, rEreImb1.hap1, whole genome shotgun sequence genome carries:
- the HNRNPH1 gene encoding heterogeneous nuclear ribonucleoprotein H isoform X6 — its product is MDPLRSEETEGEIPGLATEGESEPSLASSMMLNTEGGEGFVVKVRGLPWSCSAEEVQRFFSECKIQNGASGIRFIYTREGRPSGEAFVELETEDDVKLALKKDRETMGHRYVEVFKSNNVEMDWVLKHTGPNSPDTANDGFVRLRGLPFGCSKEEIVQFFSGLEIVPNGITLPVDFQGRSTGEAFVQFASQEIAEKALKKHKERIGHRYIEIFKSSRAEVRTHYDPPRKLLAMQRPGPYDRPGVGRGYNSLGRGSGFERMRRGAYGGGYGGYDDYNGYSDGYGFGSDRFGRDLEWTLLSTGMSDHRYGDASSTFQSTTGHCVHMRGLPYRATENDIYNFFSPLNPVRVHIEIGPDGRVTGEADVEFATHEDAVAAMSKDKANMQHRYVELFLNSTAGGSGGAYGSQMMGAMVKESEGVVQDWNTSTLPGNQSTYGANQQLSGGYGAGYGTQSSMSGYGNQSAMNSSYYSSGNRASMGVNGMGGMSNMSNMSAGWGM
- the HNRNPH1 gene encoding heterogeneous nuclear ribonucleoprotein H isoform X2 — translated: MDPLRSEETEGEIPGLDVNAEPDDLARENLIQSQGMTSVDAGWGYPFPGKIEKATEGESEPSLASSMMLNTEGGEGFVVKVRGLPWSCSAEEVQRFFSECKIQNGASGIRFIYTREGRPSGEAFVELETEDDVKLALKKDRETMGHRYVEVFKSNNVEMDWVLKHTGPNSPDTANDGFVRLRGLPFGCSKEEIVQFFSGLEIVPNGITLPVDFQGRSTGEAFVQFASQEIAEKALKKHKERIGHRYIEIFKSSRAEVRTHYDPPRKLLAMQRPGPYDRPGVGRGYNSLGRGSGFERMRRGAYGGGYGGYDDYNGYSDGYGFGSDRFGREWTLLSTGMSDHRYGDASSTFQSTTGHCVHMRGLPYRATENDIYNFFSPLNPVRVHIEIGPDGRVTGEADVEFATHEDAVAAMSKDKANMQHRYVELFLNSTAGGSGGAYGSQMMGAMVKESEGVVQDWNTSTLPGNQSTYGANQQLSGGYGAGYGTQSSMSGYGNQSAMNSSYYSSGNRASMGVNGMGGMSNMSNMSAGWGM
- the HNRNPH1 gene encoding heterogeneous nuclear ribonucleoprotein H isoform X3 codes for the protein MDPLRSEETEGEIPGLDVNAEPDDLARENLIQSQGMTSVDAGWGYPFPGKIEKATEGESEPSLASSMMLNTEGGEGFVVKVRGLPWSCSAEEVQRFFSECKIQNGASGIRFIYTREGRPSGEAFVELETEDDVKLALKKDRETMGHRYVEVFKSNNVEMDWVLKHTGPNSPDTANDGFVRLRGLPFGCSKEEIVQFFSGLEIVPNGITLPVDFQGRSTGEAFVQFASQEIAEKALKKHKERIGHRYIEIFKSSRAEVRTHYDPPRKLLAMQRPGPYDRPGVGRGYNSLGRGSGFERMRRGAYGGGYGGYDDYNGYSDGYGFGSDRFGRGMSDHRYGDASSTFQSTTGHCVHMRGLPYRATENDIYNFFSPLNPVRVHIEIGPDGRVTGEADVEFATHEDAVAAMSKDKANMQHRYVELFLNSTAGGSGGAYGSQMMGAMVKESEGVVQDWNTSTLPGNQSTYGANQQLSGGYGAGYGTQSSMSGYGNQSAMNSSYYSSGNRASMGVNGMGGMSNMSNMSAGWGM
- the HNRNPH1 gene encoding heterogeneous nuclear ribonucleoprotein H isoform X7, which produces MSTEGESEPSLASSMMLNTEGGEGFVVKVRGLPWSCSAEEVQRFFSECKIQNGASGIRFIYTREGRPSGEAFVELETEDDVKLALKKDRETMGHRYVEVFKSNNVEMDWVLKHTGPNSPDTANDGFVRLRGLPFGCSKEEIVQFFSGLEIVPNGITLPVDFQGRSTGEAFVQFASQEIAEKALKKHKERIGHRYIEIFKSSRAEVRTHYDPPRKLLAMQRPGPYDRPGVGRGYNSLGRGSGFERMRRGAYGGGYGGYDDYNGYSDGYGFGSDRFGRDLEWTLLSTGMSDHRYGDASSTFQSTTGHCVHMRGLPYRATENDIYNFFSPLNPVRVHIEIGPDGRVTGEADVEFATHEDAVAAMSKDKANMQHRYVELFLNSTAGGSGGAYGSQMMGAMVKESEGVVQDWNTSTLPGNQSTYGANQQLSGGYGAGYGTQSSMSGYGNQSAMNSSYYSSGNRASMGVNGMGGMSNMSNMSAGWGM
- the HNRNPH1 gene encoding heterogeneous nuclear ribonucleoprotein H isoform X5, with translation MDPLRSEETEGEIPGLDVNAEPDDLARENLIQSQGMTSVDAGWGYPFPGKIEKATEGESEPSLASSMMLNTEGGEGFVVKVRGLPWSCSAEEVQRFFSECKIQNGASGIRFIYTREGRPSGEAFVELETEDDVKLALKKDRETMGHRYVEVFKSNNVEMDWVLKHTGPNSPDTANDGFVRLRGLPFGCSKEEIVQFFSGLEIVPNGITLPVDFQGRSTGEAFVQFASQEIAEKALKKHKERIGHRYIEIFKSSRAEVRTHYDPPRKLLAMQRPGPYDRPGVGRGYNSLGRGSGFERMRRGAYGGGYGGYDDYNGYSDGYGFGSDRFGRDLEWTLLSTGMSDHRYGDASSTFQSTTGHCVHMRGLPYRATENDIYNFFSPLNPVRVHIEIGPDGRVTGEADVEFATHEDAVAAMSKDKANMQHRYVELFLNSTAGGSGGAYGSQMMGAMGNQSTYGANQQLSGGYGAGYGTQSSMSGYGNQSAMNSSYYSSGNRASMGVNGMGGMSNMSNMSAGWGM
- the HNRNPH1 gene encoding heterogeneous nuclear ribonucleoprotein H isoform X4; this encodes MDPLRSEETEGEIPGLDVNAEPDDLARENLIQSQGMTSVDAATEGESEPSLASSMMLNTEGGEGFVVKVRGLPWSCSAEEVQRFFSECKIQNGASGIRFIYTREGRPSGEAFVELETEDDVKLALKKDRETMGHRYVEVFKSNNVEMDWVLKHTGPNSPDTANDGFVRLRGLPFGCSKEEIVQFFSGLEIVPNGITLPVDFQGRSTGEAFVQFASQEIAEKALKKHKERIGHRYIEIFKSSRAEVRTHYDPPRKLLAMQRPGPYDRPGVGRGYNSLGRGSGFERMRRGAYGGGYGGYDDYNGYSDGYGFGSDRFGRDLEWTLLSTGMSDHRYGDASSTFQSTTGHCVHMRGLPYRATENDIYNFFSPLNPVRVHIEIGPDGRVTGEADVEFATHEDAVAAMSKDKANMQHRYVELFLNSTAGGSGGAYGSQMMGAMVKESEGVVQDWNTSTLPGNQSTYGANQQLSGGYGAGYGTQSSMSGYGNQSAMNSSYYSSGNRASMGVNGMGGMSNMSNMSAGWGM
- the HNRNPH1 gene encoding heterogeneous nuclear ribonucleoprotein H isoform X1, which produces MDPLRSEETEGEIPGLDVNAEPDDLARENLIQSQGMTSVDAGWGYPFPGKIEKATEGESEPSLASSMMLNTEGGEGFVVKVRGLPWSCSAEEVQRFFSECKIQNGASGIRFIYTREGRPSGEAFVELETEDDVKLALKKDRETMGHRYVEVFKSNNVEMDWVLKHTGPNSPDTANDGFVRLRGLPFGCSKEEIVQFFSGLEIVPNGITLPVDFQGRSTGEAFVQFASQEIAEKALKKHKERIGHRYIEIFKSSRAEVRTHYDPPRKLLAMQRPGPYDRPGVGRGYNSLGRGSGFERMRRGAYGGGYGGYDDYNGYSDGYGFGSDRFGRDLEWTLLSTGMSDHRYGDASSTFQSTTGHCVHMRGLPYRATENDIYNFFSPLNPVRVHIEIGPDGRVTGEADVEFATHEDAVAAMSKDKANMQHRYVELFLNSTAGGSGGAYGSQMMGAMVKESEGVVQDWNTSTLPGNQSTYGANQQLSGGYGAGYGTQSSMSGYGNQSAMNSSYYSSGNRASMGVNGMGGMSNMSNMSAGWGM